The genome window TTCATCCCGTATCCTCCCTCAATCGCTTTACTTTAAGTGGTCTATATAAGTTGAACTAATCATTTATACGATAACGGATAGGAAAGAAAAAACCTGAAAAAGCGAAGCTACAAGCTTTCTGCAAGAAAGCTACTTCGAAAGCATACACTTCGTCTACAAGCTTTCTGAAAGAAAGCTGCATCGGAAGCATACGCTATCCCTGGATTTCCCCTTGAGAAAGGGAATCGAAAGCATCTGGGGATAACAGCGATTGGAAGGTTATTCTGTCAACGTAGTGTCAGTATAAATAATCTTCAGTTCAAATTATATAGTTAACATCTCATATGTAATATTCGGATGCGGAATGAATCAGAGCGATTACACAGGATATCGCTGCATCTTCCATTCCGCATCATGCTGCTGATCCGGATATACAGATTGCCTGACATTACAGATCCGGGTTCAAGAGCTGAGGTGGGGCGATAATCGGCCATCCTTCTTCCAACGAATTCAGCTGTTCCGCAGACACGCTGATAATATGCCCGGAATGTATACCCCAACGTTCTGCGGCATAGACCGATACAAATCGTCTCCGCTTGCCTCCGCTGATCTGATATCGAATCTCGGGTGCATCCACTGCGGCAACAATACTTCCTTCTGCCCAGAGATGTGGAGAATCCTGGACCGCTTTATTCTGCACCTGATGTGACTCCATCGTCCAACCTTGCACGTCACCTGCTGATATCAGTGCATCTCCGGCAGGAATGGCGAGCAGATCCGGTTTGGCCACCTGAACAGGTGATATTCCACGAGGTACAGGAATGTTCAGCTTACGCCGCCGACCGCCAGTTAACGTATAGACATCACCTTTCGCATCCGACAGGAACGCACCTTCCGGGTAGAACTCACAACTTCGTCTAAACTGTAATGCTGGATCTTGGCTACCCTGTGTTGAGATTCGCTGACGCGAATCGATTGTGCTCATGTCTCTATCCTCCTGTTGGCCGGATGAGGTACCAGAGGTGTGTTGGCTCGCCAACCGGGACGTCTCGGCAACCAGGCCATGAGGATCTCCCCACTTTTGGTTATAAAACTGCTCGTTATCCTTGTTCACTACTGCAAAATCCTGCTCACCCAATGCTTTCATGCTGACACTTCCAAAGTGATGGATAAAGGCATCCCCGGCTACCGCAAGCTGGTATCCTGCCAGCTTCACCCGAATGATCCAGTCGTCATCTTCATAATTGCCCACCGCGTACCCTTCGTCCAGATAACCTACCCGTTCCAGCAGTTCCCGCGAGAATAGCCAGCAGAATCCGACCAGACGATCCGTGATTCGATGTTTGTCTGCATCGGGACGATTCTGTGTGGCGGCAAAAGACCACATCTCTCCTACCTCACGATATGGAACCTCGATCTGCTGATCCCCGCCAATATAGTTGGTCACCGGACCCACCACACCAATCTTCGGATCACTGGCAAGACATGTCATCATATTATCCAGCCAACCCGGAGTAACCAGCGTATCGTTGTTCAGTACAATGATATGTCGTCCTCTCGCCATCATCAGCCCGTGATTAACACCTCCGGCAAACCCCCGGTTTTGATCCAATGCTGCTACCCTCACCATGCCGCCTTTGCGGAGCATAGCCTTGGCAGTTCCATCCTTGGAGGCATTATCCACGACAATGATTTCGTAGGGGGCAGGTGTATGCTTTTCAATACTGGACACACATTGCAGCACATACTCCCGTTGATTGTACGTGGGAATAATGATGCTAACTCCTTCAAAAACCAGACCAAATGAACTCTGTCCCTGGCGGACACCTTCGTCGTATCCTCTATGATAACCCTGTTTGTAGAGCCTGGCTCTGGTTGCGCGGCTGCTTTTACCGTTGCGTCTGGATTTCCGCGTTGAGCGACGACCTGCTGCATGCAGGACGACCATGGCAGGTCGCGAGACATCGCGCTGTGAGGCAGGGCGAGCCGTTTTTTTGCCGCTGCTTATACTCCCATTCCGGCTGTTTTCACTGCGAGTGCTGTTATTTGACGTGATGTTGTGATGACTGTGACCCTTTCGACGGATGTCGTTTCGAACATTAACCTTCTTGCTGCGGCCATGACGTTCTTCCCCGCGCTGTTGATCGGGTGTGCTCATATTGCTCCCTCCATTTCCACTCGTCCGTGAGGCCAATGCGCATATGACCAGCCTCCGGACGGTCCACTAGAGTTGAAGCTCTCCTTTTACCAGTTTGTCAGCCAAATGTCCAAAATCAAAAGCGACCTTGCCGAGTTCACCCGCGATTCGTCGACACAGAATGACCGCCGGAATACCCGCTGCCACCAATGCAATATCGAAGGCATGTTCTGCGGTTAGCTGCATCACACTCGGAATGTCCATCACTCCCGTCACAGAACCAATGATGCCTGTGACATGAATCCCCCGGTTATGCAGCAGCGCTCCAAGCTCTGCGGCCTGGCTGCCTATAAGCAAAACCCGTCGCCCTTGCAGCAATGGCAGCAGCAAGCCGGACTGGTGCAGACTGTAATTGATGGTAGAGCTGGTCAACTTCAGCCGGGACCAGTCGATTCCGAAGTGACGCAATACGGGGAAGAGCAGCCCCTGGAATGTGGGCGCCCGCGAGATCGGGACGCCAACCCAGTCGGCGGCCTGAATGGCTTCCGCAAGCATCGCGCGGATGTCGGGGGTTGAGCATGGCACCCCTGCATAGGGCAGAAACGGTGCCAGCTCCTGCACTTCCTGGCCGGGCAGCACCGTATCGGCTGCCAGCGTCAGCAGTTCGCCATCTCCGAGGCGAACGACAGACAAGGGGCGCTGCGCATCCAGCGCCGCCACGATGTGTCCAGCCATCTCATGCGGGCTGGACAGCCGGGTCAGGCTGGGCGCGTATTGGCGAAATCCCGCCGCGATCAAATCTGCCGCCGCCGCGACAGGCAGAATGTGATCCGGCGGGATATGCTGCGCCACCAGCGCCTCCCCGCCGGCGAATACGCCGTCGCGGTAGCCCTCGGCATAGCCGCCGGGCACGGCCTGCGCCTGCACTGCGTGCTCCGCGAGCTGTGCAGGCGCAGGCAAGCCCTTGGCGCTGCCCGCATGCGCGGCGGCAGCGCCATCCCGCCCCGCGGGAGCGACACCCTTCGGATGTGTCGCTTGGCGCGGGGCGGGGCCAGCACCGCTGGCAGGCATCGCCTGTGGCGTGCTGGCTTGCGGTGCTGGCATGGGCGCACGGCGCATCGCCGTGCGCTGCTTGGCGCGGGCAGCGGCACGCCCGCCCCGCGTGGGTGCAGGCTTGCGCCCAGCAGTGGCCTGGCGCGGGCCGGCTTTGCCTTTGCGGGTGCGGCTGGCTCTCGCCGCTTTGCTCGCGCTCGCAGGGCCAGCTTTGCCTGCTCTGCCAACAACAGTGCCTGGGCTGCTCGCTTTGCCTGCACGAACCTTATGCGCTGCGCCGGCAGATGTCCCCGCTTTCGTCAGGGTACTGCGTTTCCCTGACTTCACACCTTTGACTCCAGCAGGCCCGGTACCTGCTGCTATCGGAGTGCCACTGCCCATTAATACAGCCGGGTGGATGCCCCGGGGCTTACCTGACACAGTGACCTCAGCAGACCCGGTGCGTGTTACTACTCTCACGCCATTCCCTCCTTTGGCATGCACGAGGATGGTCGCTGCGCAAAGCGCCGGAGCATCCTTCCAGCTCCGGCGCAGGGTGTTCTGCTCCCATGGGGCACCGCACAGCGGCAGCATCAGGCGCATTCATTTTAGGGCAATTGTCCTTTCATGCGAACGGCTGCTTCCTGGAGCGAATCAAATGTACCTGCATCACTCCAGTATTTCTGCAAAATGTCGTATTCCAGTCCGCCAGCAGACGCGTAGTGATTATTCACATCCGTAATTTCGAGTTCTCCGCGCGCAGACGGCGAGATATTACGAATCAGGTTAAAAACATGATCATCATACATGTATATTCCTGTCACACAATAAGAGGTTTTCGGCTGGCTTGGCTTCTCCTCAATATACGAGATTCGCTGCGGATGCTGTGGATCAAAGACAGGCACCCCGTAACGTCGTGCATCATCCACCTCTTTGAGCAGGACTCGTGCTGTACCCACAGGTTGCTGCATGTAGCGGTCCACATAAGGCTTCAGATCATCACTGAAGAGATTATCGCCGAGAAGCACAACGAATTTTTCGCCAGGAAGAATAAAGGATGTCGCCAGATCCAATGCTTCCGCGATCCCGCCTGCCTTTTCCTGAATACGATAAGTCAACTTGACCCCATGATCCGCTCCGCCACCAAGATACTCTGTATATAGCCCGGCGGAATGTTTGTTAATCACAATCAATATTTCATCAACACCTGCCTGGCGGAGCCTGTCAATGCCGTACATAATCATCGGATGTTTTCCGACCGGAAGCAGATGTTTGTTAATGAGCCGGGTCAGCGGATACAGTCTAGTTCCTGTTCCGCCGGCAAGAATTACACCTTTCATTCCACGTTCCCTCCTTCATCGGATATGTCCATATATTCAAGCGGATCGACATGCCATTTGTTCATAAAAATCGAACGATTACGCTCAAGCAGTTGTTTCCATGCTATCGGATCTGTCTTCTGGAAGCTGGCACTTCCCTGATGATGCACGAGAACATCTCCACATACCAGCAAGCGATAACCCTGCAATCTTGCTCTATAACAATAATCATCATCTTCATAGTGTCCCGGAGAATAGGCCTCGTCAAGCAGTCCAACCGATTCCACGACATTTCGTTTCATCAGCATGCACAGACCGACAATCCGACGAACTTCCCTCCACCTTGAAGAATCCGCAATATTATTGGAATTGGCCAACTCCTGAAAATGTTCCATGTCACGGAACGTCAGTTCAATCTGCTGGATGCCGCTTGCATAGTTCGTAACAGGACCCGTGATCCCAATACTTACGTCACTGTACAGAGCCATTCGCAGATTCTCCAGCCAACGGGGCGTGACCGTAACATCATTGTTCAACAGCAGCAGTTCATCCCCGCAAGCTGCTCGAAGTCCAGCGTTACACGCGGCCGGAAATCCCCGATTGTCCGGAAACCTTACAAATCGAATTCGCTCTAGCGCGCAATATTCAGCCGTTCCATCCGTCGAGCCGTTATCAACAACGATAATTTCATACGACGCAGGATCGCCTGAGTATTGACGTATGGCATCGATGCAGGGCCTGATCAGATCCAGACCGTTGTACGTTGGGATAATGATACTCGTCAGTGTCATCTGGCGTTCCTCCTGTAAGCCACTTCTGCACGGGAGAGTGTGTGAGCCTGAGCTGAATTCCAACCTGTACCCAGTAATGTAGCCAGTGCCTCCAGATGATCTCCGATGATCAATCTGGCGACATCATTCCCACTTCCCGTGTTACCAGGACGCAACCGATTGGAACGAATAACATCCACCTGACTTGGTGCGGAGACGTTCATTCCATGCTGAATAGCTAGACTTTGTGCTTTAGGTGGAACGGCCAGTGATGCTGGCTTCACCGTCTGAATCATACGACGAGATAATGCATGAGGCACGGCTGTCATGGAGTTGGAACCGAGATCTGCCCGGCCTAATATTCGGTTCAGATATGCTTTGATCCTGCTTACCTCATCCTGCCCGGCAAACGCAGGAAGCAAAGACGTCAGATTATTCAACGCCACATCCTGTCCCCGATCAACGGCGAACAGAAAGGGTGCAAGCTGTTCAGCCGGGACGACCATATCTCCATCCACAAAGAGTACCGACTCCGCATCCGTCATCTTGGCTCCAAGAGCCCGCCCGACATCATGTCCTGCCCGATCCGGTTCATAGACTACTGTAAGACCAGGTTGCTTTAGTACCTGTTTCAAACTGTCATCTGTCGTTCCATTCAGTACGACAATGATATCCGTCAGAGGCAATCGCTTTAATTGCAATAACACCTGCCCCAGTGTGTGTTCCTCATTACAGGCACAGACAACGGCAGCAGCCGAATGACGAAGGGGAACTGGCACGATCTGCAATGAATGTCCCGAGGCATGAGCATAACCCTGCATAAATGCCTTACCTGCCTTCAGGGCTAGATCGAAGTTGCTTAGTTCCTTAACGTTCGCCGCGTGTGCATTCCATACGAGACGTGCGTGTTTGTCTGATGCTGTATTGTTCGCCTTCGCCTCGTTTCCTGCAACTTGCCCCGCTTCCCACATCAAGTGCAGATCCACTTGGCCAGACGTTGATCGGCTTTTTCTTGTTTTTTGAAGCTCCACATGCTTCTTGTTCCCACGACGCCTGTTAATTCCTATTCTTGCTACTCTCGTTCGTCTATTTGTTGTCCGCCTGCGGCGGGCAATCCCTGATCGTCCCTTCATTTCCTCACCTCCAGCATGTTGCATCATCCGATGCGACATGCTTACCTCGCCAGGTTGCGAACACGTTTCAGATCGGTATACCCTCCGCGGGGGCCGAGCGTATCCGTAATCCACTTAATCGCTGCCATATGATCATTCAGCACCACTTGACTTAGCGGATCAGGTCCGCTTCGCTTTTTGATTCGTACTGCATTCATTCTACCCACAGGTACGTGGTGAACAGCGCGTACCCGAAGTCCACCGATCACAGCCTTGGCTTGTGCGAGTGGCGGAACTTCCAGTGAGGATATTCCC of Paenibacillus sp. FSL R5-0517 contains these proteins:
- a CDS encoding glycosyltransferase family 2 protein — its product is MSTPDQQRGEERHGRSKKVNVRNDIRRKGHSHHNITSNNSTRSENSRNGSISSGKKTARPASQRDVSRPAMVVLHAAGRRSTRKSRRNGKSSRATRARLYKQGYHRGYDEGVRQGQSSFGLVFEGVSIIIPTYNQREYVLQCVSSIEKHTPAPYEIIVVDNASKDGTAKAMLRKGGMVRVAALDQNRGFAGGVNHGLMMARGRHIIVLNNDTLVTPGWLDNMMTCLASDPKIGVVGPVTNYIGGDQQIEVPYREVGEMWSFAATQNRPDADKHRITDRLVGFCWLFSRELLERVGYLDEGYAVGNYEDDDWIIRVKLAGYQLAVAGDAFIHHFGSVSMKALGEQDFAVVNKDNEQFYNQKWGDPHGLVAETSRLASQHTSGTSSGQQEDRDMSTIDSRQRISTQGSQDPALQFRRSCEFYPEGAFLSDAKGDVYTLTGGRRRKLNIPVPRGISPVQVAKPDLLAIPAGDALISAGDVQGWTMESHQVQNKAVQDSPHLWAEGSIVAAVDAPEIRYQISGGKRRRFVSVYAAERWGIHSGHIISVSAEQLNSLEEGWPIIAPPQLLNPDL
- a CDS encoding GT-D fold domain-containing glycosyltransferase; the protein is MQAQAVPGGYAEGYRDGVFAGGEALVAQHIPPDHILPVAAAADLIAAGFRQYAPSLTRLSSPHEMAGHIVAALDAQRPLSVVRLGDGELLTLAADTVLPGQEVQELAPFLPYAGVPCSTPDIRAMLAEAIQAADWVGVPISRAPTFQGLLFPVLRHFGIDWSRLKLTSSTINYSLHQSGLLLPLLQGRRVLLIGSQAAELGALLHNRGIHVTGIIGSVTGVMDIPSVMQLTAEHAFDIALVAAGIPAVILCRRIAGELGKVAFDFGHLADKLVKGELQL
- a CDS encoding sugar phosphate nucleotidyltransferase, translated to MKGVILAGGTGTRLYPLTRLINKHLLPVGKHPMIMYGIDRLRQAGVDEILIVINKHSAGLYTEYLGGGADHGVKLTYRIQEKAGGIAEALDLATSFILPGEKFVVLLGDNLFSDDLKPYVDRYMQQPVGTARVLLKEVDDARRYGVPVFDPQHPQRISYIEEKPSQPKTSYCVTGIYMYDDHVFNLIRNISPSARGELEITDVNNHYASAGGLEYDILQKYWSDAGTFDSLQEAAVRMKGQLP
- a CDS encoding glycosyltransferase family 2 protein; translated protein: MTLTSIIIPTYNGLDLIRPCIDAIRQYSGDPASYEIIVVDNGSTDGTAEYCALERIRFVRFPDNRGFPAACNAGLRAACGDELLLLNNDVTVTPRWLENLRMALYSDVSIGITGPVTNYASGIQQIELTFRDMEHFQELANSNNIADSSRWREVRRIVGLCMLMKRNVVESVGLLDEAYSPGHYEDDDYCYRARLQGYRLLVCGDVLVHHQGSASFQKTDPIAWKQLLERNRSIFMNKWHVDPLEYMDISDEGGNVE
- a CDS encoding glycosyltransferase family A protein — translated: MKGRSGIARRRRTTNRRTRVARIGINRRRGNKKHVELQKTRKSRSTSGQVDLHLMWEAGQVAGNEAKANNTASDKHARLVWNAHAANVKELSNFDLALKAGKAFMQGYAHASGHSLQIVPVPLRHSAAAVVCACNEEHTLGQVLLQLKRLPLTDIIVVLNGTTDDSLKQVLKQPGLTVVYEPDRAGHDVGRALGAKMTDAESVLFVDGDMVVPAEQLAPFLFAVDRGQDVALNNLTSLLPAFAGQDEVSRIKAYLNRILGRADLGSNSMTAVPHALSRRMIQTVKPASLAVPPKAQSLAIQHGMNVSAPSQVDVIRSNRLRPGNTGSGNDVARLIIGDHLEALATLLGTGWNSAQAHTLSRAEVAYRRNAR